A DNA window from Undibacterium sp. YM2 contains the following coding sequences:
- a CDS encoding putative hydro-lyase yields MSALSPLSKSPAELRLAIRRGEWRKETSGLAPGYVQVNLVILPAKDASDFHRFCQKNPKPCPLIAVSEVGDPFLPFLGADLDIRSDVPLYRVFRNGELVAEPLDIGDIWRDDLVTFALGCSFTFEHSLIENGIGIRHIEQERNVPMYRTTVPTSPAGAFQGPLVVTMRPMKAADAIRAIQITSRFPGVHGAPVHIGDPALIGIRDLAQPEYGDAVTINEGELPVFWACGVTPQAALMHAKPELCITHAPGHMLLTDLRNNDYSVL; encoded by the coding sequence CTTGCCATACGCCGCGGCGAGTGGCGCAAAGAAACCTCGGGTCTTGCGCCTGGCTATGTGCAGGTCAACCTGGTGATACTGCCCGCCAAAGACGCCAGCGACTTTCACCGCTTTTGCCAGAAAAATCCCAAACCCTGCCCTTTGATTGCCGTGTCAGAGGTCGGCGACCCTTTCCTGCCTTTCCTTGGGGCTGATCTCGATATACGCAGCGATGTGCCGCTTTACCGCGTGTTCCGCAATGGTGAGCTGGTGGCAGAGCCTTTGGACATCGGTGATATCTGGCGGGATGACCTGGTGACATTTGCCCTGGGTTGTTCTTTTACTTTCGAGCATTCGCTGATAGAAAATGGCATAGGCATACGCCACATAGAGCAGGAGCGCAATGTACCCATGTACCGCACTACTGTGCCAACTTCGCCTGCCGGTGCATTCCAGGGGCCGCTGGTCGTCACTATGCGTCCGATGAAGGCGGCAGATGCAATACGGGCGATACAGATCACCTCGCGCTTCCCAGGCGTGCATGGTGCGCCTGTGCATATAGGTGACCCGGCGCTGATAGGCATCAGGGACCTGGCCCAGCCTGAATATGGTGACGCAGTGACGATTAATGAGGGCGAGTTGCCGGTGTTCTGGGCTTGTGGCGTCACACCGCAAGCAGCCCTGATGCATGCAAAACCTGAGCTGTGCATTACCCATGCGCCTGGCCACATGCTGCTGACAGATTTGCGCAATAACGACTACTCGGTACTTTGA